GGTCACGACGGCGATTACCTTTATTTTTGTCTTTGCATCTTATTATCTGGGCTTTGGCCAAGGAGTCAATATCGGTCAGGAGGGAGCAAGCATTGACGGGCTTGCCAAAAGTATTCAGCTGGATGAGTTTTTGCTTAGCTTCATTCCCTCTAATATTGTCAAGTCGCTTTCAGAAGGAGCTCTTCTTCCTATTATTGTTTTTGCTATATTTTTAGGATTTGGGCTTGGAAGTCTCAAGGAAGAAAAGACTCAGAAAGCTGTTGAGCTGCTGCAGATTTGGATTGAGGCTATTTATAAAATTGTCGGTGTGATTGTGAAGCTGTCTCCGATTGGTATTTTTGGTTTTATTGCTAAGGATGTGGCTACGACAGGAGTTGACAAGTTGGTCGGTTTGGGGCAATTTGTAGCAGGGACTTATCTGGCTTATGCGGTGCTAGCTTTAGTGATTTTTCCTTTGATTGCTTTTGCTTTCAGAATTCCTTATCTGACAAGCTTGCAACGGATTTGGAGTCTTCTGACTTTGGCTTTTGTCTCTGGCAGTTCCAGTGTTGTCCTTCCGCCACTGTTGAAAGATTTAAAGAAGCAGGGGCATGATGAGCATGTCATAGATTTGGTTGTGCCTTTGGGTTATACTTTTAATCTTGAAGGGGCTGCTGTCTACTTCTCTGTAGCAACTGTTTTTATTGCCCATGCTTATGGGATTGCTTTTTCTGTATCAGGACTTTTCTTTACTGTTTTGCTTTTGACTTTGATTGGTAAAACAGCTGCAACAGTGCCTTCTGGAGCGATTGTTGTCTTGCTGGCAGCTGCACCTCAGCTAGGCCTGCCGGTGGAAGGAGTTGCTTTGATTTTTGCAGTTGATTTCTTTGTCAATGCTGGTCGTACTGCCCTCAATGTTCTAGGTCAGGTCTTGGCTGTCAGTGTCATTGAAAAAACGGAAGTCAATGTAGTAGAAGAATCGAAAAGCAGTAAGCTGGCTGTTCGATATTCCTAAAGGAGAGAAGAATTATGAGTCAAGCAAAAGTTTATGTTATTCATGAAAATTTGGAGTGGACCCAGCACTTGGTCAAATGGCTAGAGAAAGACAAGGTGCCTTATGAACTGTGGGATTTGTCAAGTGGGATCTTAGATCTGCAGAGTCCGCCCCCAACAGGAATTTTCTACAATCGGATGTCTGCTTCTTCTCATACGCGTGGACACCGCTATGCACCAGAATTTACAGAGCAGGTTCTAACTTGGCTGGAAGCTCACGGTCGCAAGGTCATCAACGGAAGCGGAGCTATTAATCTGGAAATTAGCAAAATTAAACAGTATTTGAAGCTTTCTGAGGTTGGAATTGCTTATCCAGAGACAGTAGCCGTTTTGGGACAGGAGAATATTCTTGAGGCAGCTAGAAAGCTTAATATTTATCCCTTGATTACCAAGCATAATCGGGCTGGGAAAGGTTTGGGAGTGCAGCTCTTCAATAGTGAGGAAGAGTTAGAAGCCTATGTAGACAGTCCTGCTTTTGAGCCTTCTGTGGATGGAATCACTCTGCTTCAGGCCTATATCAAGCCTGCGGATGGTCGCATTCGTCGTTCGGAGTTTATCAACCAGAAGTTTCTTTATACTGTGTCCATTGATTCATCAGATGGCTTTCAGCTTTGTCCGGCAGATGGGTGTCAGATTGGACAAAGGCCTGATCAGCTAGAGACCTCGGATAAGTTTCAAATCACGGAGCCGCTGCCTGCTAGTCAAAGACAGGCTTATGAGACATTTCTAGCTCAGGCTGGTATTGATGTGGCGGCTATTGAGTGGGTAGAGTCGGAGGCAGGTCAGATCTATGTCTATGATGTGAACACCAATACCAACTATAATCCGACAGCAGAAGAAAAAGCAGGAATTTTTGCTCATCAGCATCTGGCAGAATATCTAAAGAACGAGCTGGCAGCATCCTATCCAGAATAAATTTAAAACAAACAAGAGCTTTCCGTTTAGGAGGCTTTTTGTTTTTTTCTTCATTATTTCTAAAATATGACATCTGTCATTTTGTTTTTGTGACAAACGTTAGGTGAAGCGCTTACAAAAATTTGTTATATTTAGATTATTGAGATTGCTTCTTTTTTATAAGGGAGTTAAGTGTTAAACGAGGTGTTCATTTTGAACAAGAAAAGTTGAAAGGAGTGTGTTATGTAACAGTGATTTGGTTGTGAGGAGTCTGATTTTATTTTTAGAATATTGAGGTGTGTCATGAA
This window of the Streptococcus sanguinis genome carries:
- a CDS encoding dicarboxylate/amino acid:cation symporter, with product MKIVSLWSKVSLGLQLLIALILGVLVALIWPQFSAFYQFLGQAFISLINMVIIPLVFPIVVVAVAGVIGKKSFGKLLTKSLLYFFGVTTAITFIFVFASYYLGFGQGVNIGQEGASIDGLAKSIQLDEFLLSFIPSNIVKSLSEGALLPIIVFAIFLGFGLGSLKEEKTQKAVELLQIWIEAIYKIVGVIVKLSPIGIFGFIAKDVATTGVDKLVGLGQFVAGTYLAYAVLALVIFPLIAFAFRIPYLTSLQRIWSLLTLAFVSGSSSVVLPPLLKDLKKQGHDEHVIDLVVPLGYTFNLEGAAVYFSVATVFIAHAYGIAFSVSGLFFTVLLLTLIGKTAATVPSGAIVVLLAAAPQLGLPVEGVALIFAVDFFVNAGRTALNVLGQVLAVSVIEKTEVNVVEESKSSKLAVRYS
- a CDS encoding ATP-grasp domain-containing protein, which translates into the protein MSQAKVYVIHENLEWTQHLVKWLEKDKVPYELWDLSSGILDLQSPPPTGIFYNRMSASSHTRGHRYAPEFTEQVLTWLEAHGRKVINGSGAINLEISKIKQYLKLSEVGIAYPETVAVLGQENILEAARKLNIYPLITKHNRAGKGLGVQLFNSEEELEAYVDSPAFEPSVDGITLLQAYIKPADGRIRRSEFINQKFLYTVSIDSSDGFQLCPADGCQIGQRPDQLETSDKFQITEPLPASQRQAYETFLAQAGIDVAAIEWVESEAGQIYVYDVNTNTNYNPTAEEKAGIFAHQHLAEYLKNELAASYPE